The following proteins are encoded in a genomic region of Eriocheir sinensis breed Jianghai 21 chromosome 2, ASM2467909v1, whole genome shotgun sequence:
- the LOC127001268 gene encoding uncharacterized protein LOC127001268, giving the protein MRIVRLVWLMLAAAAVVCLPQEVPGLANIEILKIVPRRSSAAAHEPLTLTPTAADRRYDVMIDYDDDYLDEDDGQYKAVATTLERPQPLLTTDLSDYDLTLFQPELFRESNFENAFSKDTLYTSSSPSRESLPHVQGFEEEVFGGSGVTRHATLDRFVAVTEERIDPHTKEQFIPKKPERLALDREERIVPETGHTFIRASGERRPGGIEDRSIPSAERLTTERGERFAPSTENRFVLVTDEGVIEENKGRFSEATDEFSVLHHDISVPDGHVPNVLPVTDEGAAALVTEGSMQYPAVVLPPHKAQRRIGARYLAPPPTFAPRQAPSRSIQHYSRSANAFYKEAQHPRRISPLSDSLHDLYSSRVLNNERSSRALYNPAQHQQDGNPPQLHRSQVPPKVSYPTTRRDTRPSIAEKRDASFQTNRRGRALNILNPSYARLVEAEQNVKRDRAMQARPPVGSPSRDEVAYYTGLQQEIEKSDLLVDAIMDVRAREGKSIQDLKRRRKDTEGSKVVTTPAPDIEEVKQKFGSHPLYQDLPREEDEYPSVRDAGPLLHRDDYSSERDEYEKMYLPVRAKSLELREIRKVKEHFHSLVPLKALKNSHSTSPPRHKPQPPEVTTYKPPVLPEYIKFRKLTSVTTAKPYYETGTSHEKFRHNAIPTPPRSSRLYSKQPGESGHPPTRAPPPRSSSPKVTRPPNSHNPRRSTGSPGHREKDISHLIYPKIYNSPSLSDIPSPHRSHRSSRMYHPQEPPQSGFRKHHSRDTKVHRLPRYQHKIPSSVKSSSGAGHDYPSPPAYSLPHTHPHDPRSTIRHPSPEAKVRHKRGPDMEDYLDAKMRFPKFGYDIDPYFSDFPSFGFFESDAEKKS; this is encoded by the exons ATGAGGATTGTAAGGCTG GTGTGGCTgatgctggcggcggcggcggtggtctgTCTGCCGCAGGAAGTGCCGGGTTTGGCCAACATCGAGATTCTTAAGATCGTGCCGCGACGCTCCTCAGCAGCCGCCCACGAGCCTCTGACGCTGACGCCCACGGCAGCTGACCGACGGTATGACGTTATGATCGACTACGATGATGATTACCTCGACGAGGACGACGGCCAATACAAGGCCGTGGCCACGACCCTCGAGCGGCCACAGCCTCTACTCACCACAGATCTTTCCGACTACGACCTCACTCTTTTCCAACCCGAGCTTTTCCGAGAGAGTAACTTTGAAAATGCTTTCTCCAAGGACACATTGTACACTTCCTCGAGCCCATCGAGGGAGTCTCTGCCACATGTTCAAGGCTTCGAGGAGGAGGTTTTTGGAGGCTCTGGGGTCACAAGGCACGCCACTTTGGACCGGTTTGTTGCAGTTACAGAGGAGAGGATTGATCCCCACACGAAGGAGCAGTTTATTCCAAAGAAACCAGAGAGACTTGCTTTGGACAGGGAAGAACGAATCGTTCCTGAGACGGGACACACGTTTATTCGAGCTTCTGGGGAGCGGCGACCTGGAGGCATAGAGGACCGTTCCATTCCTAGTGCAGAGCGCCTCACcacagagagaggagaaaggtttGCTCCAAGCACAGAGAATCGGTTTGTTCTTGTCACAGACGAAGGTGTGATCGAAGAAAACAAGGGGAGGTTCTCTGAAGCTACAGACGAATTTTCTGTTCTGCATCACGATATATCAGTACCAGACGGCCACGTACCGAACGTCCTGCCGGTAACTGACGAGGGAGCGGCGGCGCTAGTCACCGAGGGGTCCATGCAGTATCCAGCAGTAGTGCTTCCGCCGCACAAGGCACAACGACGTATCGGGGCCCGCTACCTCGCTCCCCCTCCGACCTTCGCACCACGGCAGGCTCCTTCCCGTTCTATCCAACACTACTCACGCTCCGCCAATGCCTTTTACAAAGAGGCACAACACCCGCGTCGAATCTCACCTCTGAGTGATTCTCTTCATGACCTCTACTCGTCACGAGTCCTCAACAACGAGAGGTCATCCAGAGCATTGTACAATCCCGCCCAACATCAGCAAGATGGCAACCCCCCCCAGCTACATCGATCACAAGTCCCTCCTAAGGTTTCTTATCCCACGACAAGAAGGGACACAAGACCCTCGATAGCGGAGAAACGTGATGCTTCTTTTCAGACAAATCGGCGAGGCCGCGCACTGAACATCCTGAATCCCTCTTACGCCCGGCTGGTAGAGGCTGAACAAAACGTGAAAAGAGACAGAGCCATGCAGGCTCGTCCTCCTGTAGGCTCACCGTCGCGAGACGAGGTAGCATACTACACGGGCCTTCAGCAGGAGATAGAAAAGTCCGACTTATTGGTAGACGCCATCATGGACGTcagagcaagagaaggaaaatcaATACAGGACctgaagaggcggaggaaagacACTGAAGGTTCCAAAGTGGTCACTACACCGGCACCGGACATTGAGGAGGTCAAGCAGAAGTTTGGGAGTCACCCTCTGTATCAGGACCTGCCACGCGAGGAGGACGAGTACCCGAGTGTGAGGGATGCTGGCCCGCTGCTCCACCGGGACGATTATTCCAGTGAGCGAGATGAGTATGAAAAGATGTATCTCCCAGTCCGGGCTAAGTCCTTGGAATTAAGGGAGATCCGCAAGGTCAAAGAACATTTCCATTCTTTGGTGCCTCTGAAAGCTCTGAAAAATTCACATTCCACCTCACCCCCACGACACAAGCCCCAGCCGCCGGAGGTGACGACCTACAAACCACCTGTCCTCCCTGAGTACATCAAATTTCGCAAGTTGACATCTGTTACCACGGCGAAACCATACTACGAGACGGGAACTTCACATGAGAAATTTCGACATAATGCTATTCCTACGCCTCCACGCAGCTCCAGACTATACTCTAAACAACCCGGAGAGTCTGGCCATCCACCCACTCGCGCTCCTCCTCCCAGATCCTCTTCCCCTAAAGTAACGAGACCCCCTAACTCCCACAACCCTCGGAGGAGCACCGGCAGCCCAGGCCATCGAGAGAAAGACATCAGTCACTTGATTTACCCCAAAATTTACAATTCGCCGAGTCTGTCTGACATTCCCTCGCCTCACAGGTCACACCGATCCTCGAGGATGTACCATCCGCAGGAACCGCCCCAAAGTGGATTCAGGAAGCACCATTCTCGCGATACCAAAGTCCATCGCCTCCCTAGGTACCAACATAAAATTCCGTCATCCGTCAAATCTTCAAGTGGTGCAGGACACGACTATCCCTCCCCCCCGGCGTACTCTCTCCCCCATACTCACCCTCATGACCCCAGGAGCACCATCCGTCACCCTTCTCCGGAGGCTAAAGTTCGCCACAAGAGAGGACCCGACATGGAGGATTACCTAGACGCAAAGATGAGGTTTCCAAAATTCGGATATGACATCGACCCCTACTTTTCGGATTTTCCAAGCTTCGGGTTCTTTGAGAGCGACGCAGAGAAGAAAAGCTGA